Within Populus trichocarpa isolate Nisqually-1 chromosome 6, P.trichocarpa_v4.1, whole genome shotgun sequence, the genomic segment ACCAACTCTATGTCCCGGAACTCGACCGCATTGtcttaaaagacaaaaatacccTCCGCCCTTTCGCTAACATTTCATCAGTCCGCAAATGCACAATAACTGCAAGGATCCTTTCCTTAATCCACCAGCTTTGTCTAAAAAGCATTCATGTTACAAAGCGAGATTTGTTTTACACTGATGTGAAGTTGTTTCAGGATCAGACACAGTCTGACGCTGTTCTTGATGATGTTTCGTGTATGCTTGGGTGTACTAGGTCTTCTCTTAACGTGATTGCGGCGGAGAAGGGGGTGGTTGTTGGGAGATTGATTTTTAGTGATAATGGGGATATGATTGATTGCACCAAAATGGGAATGGGAGGGAAAGCGATTCCACCGAATATTGATAGAGTTGGGGATATGCAGAGTGatgcattatttattttgttagttgAGAAGGATGCTGCATATATGAGGTTAGCTGAGGATAGGTTTTACAATCGTTTTCCATGTATTATTGTGACTGCGAAAGGGCAGCCGGATGTGGCTACAAGgctttttttaaggaaaatgaAGACCGAATTGAAGCTGCCGGTTTTGGCATTAGTTGATAGTGATCCATATGGGTTGAAGATTTTATCTGTTTATGGCTGTGGGTCGAAGAATATGTCTTATGATAGTGCGAATTTGACCACACCGGATATCAAATGGCTGGGGATTAGGCCTAGTGATTTGGACAAGTATAAGATACCTGAGCAATGTAGGTTGCCGATGACTGAGCAGGATATCAAGACTGGGAAGGATTTGTTGGAGGAGGATTTCGTGAAGAAGAATCCAGGGTGGGTTGAGGAGTTGAGTTTGATGGTGAAGACTAAACAGAAGGCTGAGATTCAGGCTCTGAGTTCGTTTGGGTTTCAGTATTTATCTGAGGTTTATTTGCCTTTGAAGTTGCAGCAGCAGGATTGGCTTTGAGGGCCATTTGGGAGCTGAGGAAAGACCATTGTACGTATTTTCCTGTTTGCAGCTGTAATGAGAACTGGGATGATTTTATGTTGTTGCTTAAATGTCGATGTAGTCTTTCACTTcatcaatgataataatatttggtTTTGCTCATCTGGGAGTTTTTATCTGTTTCCAAGCGCTAACTAATCTTCAGGGGATTTTAAGGTGTTCTACATTCCTCTTAACCTATCTATGTCTATGCAACTCTCCAGACGACTTCACGTAAATATGGGGCAAGAAATTGCAAGAGGTGGCTGAGATTCCGTAAGTAACTCTGCTAGTACTTTCGAAGAAAGGGGAAAATGAAATAGGAACAGCCGTGC encodes:
- the LOC18100243 gene encoding DNA topoisomerase 6 subunit A gives rise to the protein MADSTSTKSRKRRQPDPDSTTELLFKNLLKPDSVILQTLQSLVISTASASSSKPLTLSDLSLSSSCREVADLSLTSVQSEIEALTISIVQSILSGKGFSFNVPSRSATNQLYVPELDRIVLKDKNTLRPFANISSVRKCTITARILSLIHQLCLKSIHVTKRDLFYTDVKLFQDQTQSDAVLDDVSCMLGCTRSSLNVIAAEKGVVVGRLIFSDNGDMIDCTKMGMGGKAIPPNIDRVGDMQSDALFILLVEKDAAYMRLAEDRFYNRFPCIIVTAKGQPDVATRLFLRKMKTELKLPVLALVDSDPYGLKILSVYGCGSKNMSYDSANLTTPDIKWLGIRPSDLDKYKIPEQCRLPMTEQDIKTGKDLLEEDFVKKNPGWVEELSLMVKTKQKAEIQALSSFGFQYLSEVYLPLKLQQQDWL